Proteins encoded in a region of the Labeo rohita strain BAU-BD-2019 chromosome 22, IGBB_LRoh.1.0, whole genome shotgun sequence genome:
- the LOC127154201 gene encoding uncharacterized protein LOC127154201: MPGRRTINNVEGDDGGRSQGGDRSIQGGSDRGRNQGGDRRDLEQEEPGVFGVVSGEMKTLSVMEGDSVTLHTDTDIQGNDAVIEWMFGPENPDTVIAEINRAANISDVTDDRFRDRVKMNSKTGSLTITNIRTTDSGLYKAEITINAVAVKTLSVTLYAVLPVPVIIRDTSRHSPSSGSSSVSKCSLLCSVVNVSDVTLSWYKGNSLISSISVFNLNISLSLPLEAEYQDKNTYSCVINNNISNQTQHLDISQLISHVQKGEHRRTLPGRDTGIRNDGEPPLQGCTESSHIPSPQAVLRTHAYHLNGKHGPCSTKARRTLGARAENIAKGSSEHSESFHRNNSDS, translated from the exons ATGCCTGGTAGGAGGACGATAAACAATGTTGAAGgtgatgatggagggaggagccaaggaggagacagaagCATCCAGGGTGGATCAGACAGAGGGAGGAAccaaggaggagacagaagggacctggagcaggaggagccag gGGTGTTTGGTGTTGTGTCAGGTGAAATGAAGACTttgtcagtgatggagggagattctgtcactctaCACACTGATACTGACATACAGGGAAATGATGCAGTGATAGAGTGGATGTTTGGACCTGAAAACCCAGATACTGTCATTGCTGAAATCAACAGAGCGGCAAATATCAGTGATGTTACTGATGACAGATTTAGAGACAGAGTTAAGATGAACAGTAAAACTGGATCTCTCACCATCACCAAcatcagaaccacagactctggactttataaaGCAGAGATCACCATAAATGCAGTAGCAGTCAAAACGCTTAGTGTTACTCTCTATG CTGttcttcctgttcctgtcattATCAGAGACACTTCACGACATTCTCCATCATCTGGAAGTTCATCAGTGTCTAAATGTTCActgttgtgttcagtggtgaatgtgagtgatgtgactctctcctggtacaaaggaaacagtttaatCTCCAGCATTAGTGTGTTTAATCTCAACATCAGTCTCTCTTTACCTCTGGAGGctgaatatcaggataaaaacacctacagctgtgtgatcaacaacaACATCAGCAACCAGACACAACATCTGGACATCAGTCAACTCATCAGCCATGTGCAG AAAGGGGAGCATCGTCGCACCCTCCCAGGAAGAGATACGGGGATCAGAAATGACGGGGAGCCACCTCTACAAGGCTGCACAGAAAGCAGTCACATCCCCAGCCCTCAGGCTGTTCTGCGG ACCCATGCTTACCACCTCAATGGAAAGCATGGGCCCTGCTCTACCAAGGCCCGCAGAACCTTGGGAGCAAGGGCCGAGAATATAGCCAAAGGCTCCTCGGAGCACTCAGAGAGTTTCCACAGAAACAACTCTGACTCTTAA